In Jeotgalibaca arthritidis, a single genomic region encodes these proteins:
- a CDS encoding glycoside hydrolase family 3 protein gives MYKQKNILLYFLYTVVLFLLVSCGEQTVGDQSVVESESSVIESEKSSQLIEESTVEDTAASRENERLETMTLDEKVGQMFLARYPDEDSLAYAIHYDLGGYIWFAKDFSEKDPQIVQSEINAIQADMPIDLFMAVDEEGGDVVRISSFPQYRKTPFLTPRQAFEEGNWSSVEDLAHEQAMLLKSLGFNLNLAPVVDMPNSSDDFMYHRAFSTELADVTKFTELFVSSYTHDKVGTVLKHFPGYGSNVDTHTGVAYDGRSLETLKERDLIPFQTGIDNGSKAILVAHNVMTAIDPDWPATLSPKVIAILRDDMGFEGIIMTDDLIMDGLQAFATPEEAAVLAVLAGNDVLISSDFLVQIPAVIAAVEDGRIPEEVIDAAVLRILKVKIELGLI, from the coding sequence TCAGAGTCATCGGTGATTGAATCTGAGAAATCCTCTCAGTTGATTGAAGAAAGTACGGTAGAAGATACTGCTGCAAGTCGTGAAAATGAACGGTTGGAAACAATGACACTTGACGAAAAAGTGGGTCAAATGTTTCTCGCACGATATCCTGATGAAGATTCTCTTGCTTATGCCATTCATTATGATTTAGGTGGTTACATCTGGTTTGCAAAAGATTTCAGCGAAAAAGATCCTCAGATTGTTCAAAGTGAAATTAATGCCATCCAAGCAGACATGCCGATTGATTTGTTTATGGCTGTCGACGAAGAAGGCGGCGATGTGGTTCGAATCAGTTCGTTTCCTCAGTATAGAAAAACGCCATTCCTAACACCAAGACAAGCCTTTGAAGAAGGCAATTGGTCCAGTGTCGAAGACCTCGCCCATGAACAAGCTATGTTACTAAAAAGCTTGGGATTCAATTTGAATTTGGCACCCGTCGTGGATATGCCGAATAGCTCTGATGATTTTATGTACCATAGGGCCTTCTCAACTGAGTTAGCAGACGTTACGAAGTTCACTGAACTTTTTGTTTCATCCTATACCCATGACAAGGTTGGAACAGTCTTGAAACATTTCCCAGGTTATGGCAGTAATGTTGATACTCATACAGGCGTCGCCTACGATGGCCGCTCGCTGGAGACATTAAAAGAACGAGACCTCATCCCTTTCCAAACAGGGATAGATAACGGTAGCAAAGCTATTCTCGTTGCCCATAACGTGATGACAGCGATTGACCCTGACTGGCCTGCAACATTGTCTCCCAAAGTCATTGCCATCCTTCGTGATGACATGGGATTTGAAGGAATAATTATGACTGACGATTTAATTATGGACGGTCTTCAGGCCTTTGCCACGCCTGAAGAGGCCGCTGTATTAGCAGTGTTAGCAGGAAATGACGTTTTAATTAGCTCTGACTTCTTGGTTCAAATTCCTGCCGTTATCGCAGCAGTTGAAGATGGACGCATCCCTGAAGAAGTTATCGATGCCGCAGTATTACGTATTTTGAAGGTGAAAATTGAACTTGGATTGATTTAG